TGCtcaaaacagcatttttttgttCTCACTCAGCAGCTAGTAAATTAGATGTAAGGAAATCACGCTGTCAAATGCCTGTtcacacaaaatatttaaaaaaatattgaaaaaatatatataaaaaaaaaatttttttaaattaaaaaattggcAGAATACACTTTCAACACAAGTCGTACTGATTgggctattttttattttttttaatagaaaagctGTTTCTAGGTGTCAGCAGAGCTGCTTAAATCTGCCACTGTATGGccctaataaagagttaatctcaagctgcaggcataccttcagttgtctcaatagtgcccttaagtctccccatatttcacctgttcagatgatcagaagcctcataggaaaaaaaaacgctgatctctgtaaagaaagttcccataatgcctcactcgctcagtttgtaagactgtgaggaagcttctggctgattggctcagatcacacattcctaaggggggagtgagttcttagcattcttgagggaggggggagcaggagagaggagagagctgcatgtccctggcacaggaaaacaaagagacaacaaatcctgtttcttttgacagagaactgcagtgtttctgtgagtgcttatggctgtatttacatagacctttctgataaagcttacttagtttttaccttttcttctcctttaaaagaagatTCTAATGAATGTTCCATGTGCTCAACTGttgtgtatatattatttatacatgcTGCTTTTAGGGTCTTGGGAGATTTAGAATGCATTAAGACTAGCCAGTCACATATCTGTGTGCAGCAGATTATGGAATCAGAATGGAGCCAGACTATGAAACCAATCTTTGTTGTAGCTCTTGTGTCTGGTTTTCTGAGCAACAAAAAGGGTTACAATTAACTTTCTCCTCACCCTCTGCTTCTTGCCAAAATGTTCCTACCTTTGTTATCACAATCTGCCTTAGAGAATTATAATGAGGAGGAAAAGGCTGAGAGGAAATCCACTCAGTTTTGAACAACACCTGTAAAcatccttaaagagatactgacagcagaaagtaaatctattttttacatctatcataacattgtctttgcaagaactttataattttgccatagaaatatttgcctgatgcgtttacattacctgtctgatcccctgtgttcctctatgagggggcggccatatttgtctgttagcattagaagctgtaactgacaggttgggaagggacagtcaggttggcaaaacagtcgggtttaggaacttcaagtaacaattacttacaaaaccaaacctgtcagcgaaaaaccgtcaacatgacctataggtaactttttatgtatattcatattttgaaaagtagttttttcgtgtcagtttcactttaataaatgtggCCATAAACAGGCTGCCAATGTACTGGTCAAGGACATGAAAGGGCCCAGGGGCTCCTCTCACTTCCACATCTGCAAATGATCCATGTACCAAGATCAGCTGATATGATTTCTGGTTTTGACAGACTggatacctcccaacatttggaaaatgcaaagagggacaaaaagaaatgttgcgcATAGTGCAGAGAAAAATTTGTGACCacaacccctaaataccacttcccTTTTACCAAATGTGACAGGCTAAGTAAAGTTTGAGCACATTTATGGGGGTTTGGGGGGtcttgttattacagttttgcttataaaggtaaaattgccctttaagctgcaagtctcagttcccccaaaagaccttattatatattattatattattatattatatagcttattagttacaattatatCTAAGTGCAAGTGTTGTGTTTTCTGggcttatttaattaagtttgagaaactttgtatcttttttggcatttagtgcaggagatcaaagggaaatgagggatttATCAATAAGAATCCACCTGCCTGCCTGACTAAGTTTGGGCATGCATACCTTAAGAGGGagaaatacagtacattttttcTTCCATAGCTTTCAGTGACAGTTCATTAAGGTGTCACACAGACCCACATACTCTGGCTCTGACATGTAACCAGACTTCATGCTCACAAGTTTAATAAGAAGCCTCACCCTAGCACGTGGAATATAAGCAGCTTCATGACTATGCCCGATTGTGCCACGTAATACATATAGCAAGAGCAGTTTTAAAGTAGATCTTGACAGTGGTTTATCGCacccatactgtatgtaataacaggcacaacatttgcccaaatgcagtaacccatagcaaccaatacgaagTTTTGCTTTTAAATTAGTAATGCTATCTTTTCTTACTATTCAACATGATAGAGTTTCTTATTTAAACAGGCCCGCCAGACAAGGCTTCtatgttttcatttcttttcaaaTGCATAGCAACTTTTGTTTCTTGTCTCTTTTAGCCAATGACTATTTCCGGCCAGTTCAGAAattatatgttttacatttgtttcttCTGCCAAACCAAAATACATGCACTATTTGTATATTCTGTCACCAACTTTATGCTTCAAAGACTAGACACAATTGTATTAAAAAGCAGAAAAGACTTTCAATGCATTTATCAGAAGCATATtgtacaaatgtatatattttttgagttttaaaatCAGGTCAGATTTATCTGGTACCTACTACAAATCATGCTGAGGTCAAATACAGATCATCATTGTAACAAAACAGAAGGATCTTTAAAACAAGCAATACAACCTGGCTTATTATTAACTCACGTGATCATTTGTAGGATTAATAGTTACGCTACTGTCTGTGTAGTGCTCCAGGAATTTGATTTCAACATCTAATTTACCTGGAGTAAATGATATCCAAACAATTTTGGAACACTGCATAAATGCCATACACATATTGGCATGCTGGAAATGTACGGATATTATGCAATACATTCTTGGTTTATAAAATCTCGCACAAAGTAGAAGTTTAAGAAAAATTACAAGATACTTGGAAATATTTTCTAGACAATAAGAACCCTTGTACCCTCTCTAGCTAGCCACACATACCAgtataaacattaaaggggtcatttacttttaacttttagtatgacatagacagtgattctttttgtgtttttttaattgtttaactctttgttcagaagctctcaaGGCTAGAAATTGTGCAGCTATTTGGTTTCTAGGTTcgaaattaccctagcaaccagtggtttgaatgaggcgCTCTAcctgcccagtagcagtaacccctagcaaccaataaggttgtgaccagtaaattctacctgcttagtgccttttattacataaccccttggATTCTTACAGCAGCAAAGGGgacatacattattttatttttcccctATTCTATTACCAAACTTTTACAGGGCCATATGCAGCAAAATCTTTTCTTGTATATAACTGGGGATGGGCAGTTGTTTTTTGAGACGTATACTGCAATTACACATATATCAGGCTTGGATCCCTGGACTCTGTTGTTACACCCTACACATCCCTATTTATGTGAGACCCATTTTTGTGACTGCCTATTTTATCCCCTGTATACAACTATtttctaatataatataattgataagatgtctttattttttctttttaggttgAAATTGCATAATGGATTGGAAGACATTTCAGGGTATCCTGAGTGGTGTGAATAAGTACTCAACAGCATTTGGTCGCATTTGGTTATCGGTGGTTTTTGTGTTCCGAGTACTTGTTTATGTGGTTGCAGCAGAGAAAGTTTGGGGCGATGAACAAAAAGATTTTGACTGCAATACTCGGCAGCCAGGGTGCACCAATGTCTGCTATGACCACTACTTTCCCATATCACACATCAGGCTCTGGGCCCTCCAGCTTATATTTGTTACCTGCCCGTCTCTATTGGTTATAATGCATGTTTCCTATAGAGAGGACCGGGAGAAAAAGAACCGCTTAAAAAATGGAGACAACTGCTCCAAGCTCTACTCCAACACAGGAAAAAAGCATGGTGGCCTTTGGTGGACCTACCTCCTAAGTCTTTTCTTTAAGACTGGTATTGAAATTGTTTTCCTTTACATATTGCATAAAATGTGGGATAGCTTTGATCTGCCTCCCCTAGTGAAATGTTCAAACGAACCCTGCCCTAATGTAGTAGACTGCTACATAGCCCGTCCCACAGAGAAAAGGGTGTTCACCTATTTTATGGTTGCTGCTTCTGCTCTGTGCATCATCCTAAACATCTGCGAAATATTCTACCTTATATTTAAAAGGATACTGAATTGCATGAACAAATACAAGAAGTCAAGCAAGCACTCTGTGACCTACAGCAAAGCTTCCACCTGCCAGTGCCACATCCATCTAGACACCATTGAAAAGAAACCCATGAACAAGACACTGGAGTCTATACGGGCATCTGCACCTAATCTGACAACAATATAATCCAGTAACAGTTGGATGAAACAACACAAGCAcctttttgtattataaaaacaagccagcatattttttttttaaataaatctggtTCTTCCAAAGCACAATAGAAAGAATTAGagagacatttattttttgtacCAAAAGAAGACTTTAAAGTTAATgtttagaaaatgttattttcacaAGGCTACAACTGCCTAATTTCTTTAGTTGCCAGAGACTTTTACTTGGGATCTAATGAGCAAACCTCGTCATGAATGTAATCGATTCTGCCAGAACCATACCTGGATTACTCAGAACTTTCACAGTCTGGATCTTGTAAAAATCCATTGTTCTGCATTTCAAATGTTGACTCTTGTTTACGGATAGCAGTCTATTAAGGCTTGAAGCTAATGGTCATTATACTGCCACCATACATAAGTGTGGGATATATTACATATAATTACAATATTTTGCATATAATTACAGCCTGTGACACACAGCACTTGTGGGGCCCAGCACCTGGGATTCATGTTTTgtagagaaaaaaagaataaatttaCATCATACCAGGTTTTGAAAAAGGAACAATACAGATACCTGTACATATGTTTtagagaaataaatacaaaacagttGTCTGTGTATAATGCAAAAACTTTGTAACCAAGATCTCTGAAGGTGGATCATAGACAGGCAGCAACTTGTCTGCAAATCATTGCCAAAACGGATCCCAACAGCACAGCACTGGAATCAAACTGTTTACCGAAAGCAATTTCCATATTAAAAGGACTTCAACTTTTATGATACAACTCCTGGGACAACATCCAGTGGATAATGGGAGTCAAACTTTGCAACAAAGCAGCATTCCTGACTTAACTGGCACATTAAAGTtatacaaattgaaaaaaatgtggcACCCTAATTAACAACATGCAGAGTATAATTCTGTCATATAATAAGAGCTGCAAATGTAAGACTTTCTGTTGCTCCTGATGGAGAGGATTTTTTGAATTGCAATGTAATCACTGCCAGTTGGGTCTGCTTTGCAGGGTAGGGTACATTATTCTGTGCTCTTAGGTTTTGACGAACAAAAAACACCCTTCACttacaaaattgtatttattatttatagatgcatatattttattaaatttttttttacaagggatGTTGTCTTTAAGTCAATGTAGAAATCATTTTGCATGgtaatgaacaaaaaaaagtcaatagtgaaaaatattatttattagatCAGGAATGTTCAAGTTTTCAGGATGATCATGGAAATGGGCAACATATTGCCTGAGAGCCTGGGCACATTATGCATGTCCAATCATGTCACCTCGCACTGGGAGCTTTCGCTGGAGTGCTTTTCTttgaaaactattgtttcccaaATCCAGAATGCAGTCCACACTTCCAGACTATTATTAataacatattatcaaggttaaAGCATGCTAGGAGCTGTAGTCCACCAACATCACAGTTGTATTCTTCAACTAATATTGCTTAGTAAAAAAATTTCTAGCTCTCAAGGGCCCACAGCTGCGTCAATATGCAATATAAACCTCCACCAAGAATCCCGCCTGATTTGTGTAAATCTGTCTGAGCACCACCAAGTTGGTGCCGCTTTTTCTCATCAGAGGAGAGCAAGGGGGTGTATTGCTAATGCAGAGAGCACAAAATCTTGTCAACCTCTAAAGAGAACTAGGGGACACAGAGGCACAGATTTACTGTAGGGTTTAGTTTCCCTGTAAGACTGTGATGCTGATGTTGCTAAACAGTTCCCAGCACATATTTAGCCCTGATGATATATTGAAGCATTTTAGGATATGTAGTCCACTAAAATTGCACCACAGCTGACTAAAGTTGCAGGATACCACAGCTTTGGtgcatttattatttaacttCGGTTTAAGATAGAGTATAAGATTTCAGGGTGCCCTTTTTATCTCATTTTATATGTGAGCAGTCTTTCTTACTGCACTTGTATAGAAAGTACAGGCGTGCAGGAGGAGGTTATGAGCTTTACTCTAACACAAGTGAAGTATCATACAATATACCGTACAGATACTTTCTCAGTGATATTGTCATAAACTTTTTTTCAACCCCAgaacattttcagaaaaaataaaccataaaacaaatatttgctaGGCAACCACTGGTGACCAAAATCAATAACATTTTGCTTGAAGCAGCCTGGGCTGCTTTTCCGCAGTGAACATTGGCACAATTTTTCCTATACTTCCAGGTGTCCCTTGCAGAGGCTTGGTATGGGCAGACATGCACTGCAGTATGACCAAGAATTACTATACTATATGTGCATTGGCAACCCACCAATGTGTCTTACATTGCTAAATTACAAAAGGGAATTCTATAGAAAGGATCATCCCTACCAGTGCTATAGCCATCATCTGTCTAACATAGTGAGAATACCCTAAAATGTTCTTGCCATTATTAAACAGATGTTAAACATCAGAAGGGTGAATATAGAGCCATTTAGGTATTTATAGCTAAAAGAATATGTTTAACATAGTCAAAGATAATTGCGCAGCAATTGGAGCAGAGACCTGGGTGTAACCAGAGCAGGCAGAATTATCACTGGAGAACCTCTTCCATTTAAGTGATTCTCTTGCCCTAAAGATTAGGGAAAATTTTTTAACGAATAATATTCACCCCTGTGGTTTTGCTGAACTGCACAGGAACTGTGCAGGATGTGACTTGTAGACCACCAACATTTGGGTCAAGAACTACTTTACATTAAGGACTAGGAATGTCAAAACCGCTAAGTCAATATCCACTGCCTCCATGCCCTTGCCCCTCTGCTGCCATTTCTTACCCAATGGATGCACAATCTTAGCAGATCTGATTGAATCCTGATTGGACACGCTTGGAACATGCAGATTACAGAATCTAACCAGCATCTAGGGCTAATGCACATACACAAGACTGCAAGGTTTCAAGAGCAAACAGTCAAGACTCAATCACATCAATATAGCTCCACAATAggataaaggtggcaatacatggtaagtatctttcccctgatatgctcACCTTGGGTGAGTGATATCATtctaatgtgattgtttggcccagctgatgcagtcctcaataaaacaaaaaaatcaagcctgtctgattaacatctgtccaattttggccagatatcagtcggggggGTTattagagggccccatacactggctgataagctgctgaatcggtctgaaggacccgtaTTGACAGCTTAAATGTGTGAAAGTAATAGGGGGGGTGGAAGTTAGCTTCAGAGATGACAAGTGTTTCTTTACTGTGTGGCACcgacaaacattttttatttcctttgccCTTGACAAATAATAGGCATAGTCTAGTGAAACTGGTGGTTTTTGTCAGATTTAATgcttctgggtacaggcacaagtggAAGATTTTTTAATAGTAGCGGCAGATTCTCTGCAAGGTTTTTACCACTTGCCAAGAATACTCTACACGTGGCATCAGCCTCATTGCAGCTCCCAAATCAgcacaattagcatcagaattaatCAGCCCTGGGGGATCAGCTTATATAATAgccaaaccttattttctgcttgatgatttggatgacctctaagcttagcttctaaaaggaaaactatacccccaaacaatgtaggtctctataaaaatatatattccataaaaaagctcatatgtaaaaccctgctccatctaaataagccattttcataaatatatactttagtagtagtagtagtacctTAGTACtagtgctattgggtaatcctaaatagaaaattgccattttaagtatctagtagggccgcctcctgggatcataggattaaTGGTTCACACAaaaaagccaaggcacacatacatgctaggtcacatcagccaatgaatgaacagagttctgcattatttctggtcatgtgatctctgagggagcacacagcccatcactaaatggcggctcaagggaaagtatgtaaaagggcaatatttactgatatatatatatttgagtttggtgagattctttaataacataatataaactctgttggttaagtattcattctgggggtatagtttacaaTTGCCCAGAGCACacagagcatgtgagtgtcacagacaatTCCAAGatgggagctcctgtgcacaactttgaaggcatgGGTCATTAAAGTAatagagatgctgaatctttaggctggtgcattaagcttggtatataaaataaggcattaCTAGCCATATTTGTTGCTAGAGTTTAGTTCATCTTTAATAGCAGCACAGCACATCCTTTCAAGATTATAGGCATTACACCCCTGTAAATAAGAAGCCCTGGTTGAGTTAGGCTCTCTTGGTTTATTCCTTTCAAACCCACAGCCCCTGCACACAGATTTCATTTATTTCCTAAAAAATGCAAACAAGGTCAGAATATGTGGGTTGAGTTAAGAATTTGCTTTCCTACAACCCACATTCTAAAGGCTATTTGCTTTTACAAATCGTTGTGTATAACCTTATGTACAAGTTAGCGGTTATGAATTGTTTGCCTCAGTTTTATTAATTGCCATTCTAATTAACTGCcttggtcatggcaaaaaaattgtctcttttATACAAATGCCCATGAGAAAGGTGGTTATGTCATACAAGATGCAAATTTTGCTATAGCTCTAATCACCTATAGTAACCAGTCAGAATTAATGAGGTTATGTCAAACAAGATGCAAACTTTGCTATAGCTCTAACCACCTATAGTAACCAGTCAGAAtaaagtatttactggtcacctgtttcagtAAGTGTTCAGTGGCATCAGTCTCACAGCCAAATCTTTTAAAGAAAGACACCCTGTTAAGTACTGGAATGGCACACAAATTGTATGTCACTGGGCCTGGCctccacagggtctgcttctccTTTATTCAGTTAGTTATTATAGAGGCAAAGGATCTGCCGAATTGCAAACATTGTGTAGAAGGGGGAGCTAAACACAAGTGCAGAATGCAGAAAATGGAATATAttacttaaatgtttttaagcacaCAATTCTGATTAACATTATAAAGTATAAACAAATcttgtaaaaaaacaacaacagcatAAATGAGCTCTCAAATAAATGGTACTtaccattaggctgatgccacacgtggcgtttttacgctgcgttttttctcagcctaaaaacgccacacaagccacacatggcgtttttcagcctagaactggtgacgtaagcaaatcccgttgccatggtgctaatagtgcgaaatagcaaaaaacgccgcgtatttccgctaggtctggcagctgcctttgcgtatccataggaatagcttgctttgcaagtactggcgtatttcagccaacgcttgaaaaatccgtgcttaggcgttttctagcgtatttccgctttgtgtggtttgctgcgcgtcttttcaagctatttctatggatgatgatatcaggcgtttttcagccgccgagagaattagaaaatacgcagcgtaaaaacgccacgtgtggcatcagcctaaaggagtGTTTTGTGTGTCTTCGCTCAACTGATCACAGAAGTTGgttcattttattataatttgcCTGGTTGTACCCATCAGCATTCAGATCTATGTTTTAACACAGTTGGGGCCCAGTGTGTTTTTCACATCCTGCATTTTGATGCACTCAACATACATatcaatatatttaataattgaGAGATAGACCCTGAACTTAAAAATGctcttgcatttaaaaaaaatgcataaaaatcagTATTGCATTTAATACGGTATACAGGTATATTGTAAAGAGCTGTTGGCAAGTACATTTTGCCTCTAGTAAATTAAATTGCCTTGCTTCCTTATCCTACATATGTAAACTATTCATgctaattacatttaatttagatAAAATCTGCAAGGCTCCATAGAATCTAATGTCATCAGCATCTGAGTGAATTGGGATTGTTCTTTTAGCATGGGGATATCCCAACTACTGAGTCATATCCTTACTTTAGACTGAAGTAACTTAAGCTACAAAACTATGTATATGGTCTTTGATGTGTTTGTGTgttcattatttttctttgttttctacACTTTCACCAACAAAAATTTCAAATTGTATTTCTtgttgaactttccctttaaaccatTTACATGCTCTTTCCAAAGTTTTAGAGTTCATTGCTGAGCAAAGGTTAATAGATGGGACTGGAACAGGTGAGTGGGCTTTGCTCATTAGGATCTGATGCAGTTGCTGAACATTTAGTGGAAGAGGGTATCGGTGCGGCTAGACTTAGGTAAGAGCTGTTGATTTATTTGCTCTGTGGCTCAGAAATGTATGACTgccattttacatttaaagtatGTTTAACTAGTCTGTGATATATGTTTGTTGAGGTTTTGGCCAGAAAaatttctcatatatatatatattagtggagACAAGGGCATATAATATTATATGCCCTAGTCTGGGCTGAAGCTAGAGAGCAAAAGGTCCCTGGCCCAAATAGAAGAATATCTTGTTTCAGAGCTGTTTATGGGAGCCTGTCTAGTGCTGTGGACCAATAAATCATACTCCTTATTTAAAGTAGGCTGTGTGGCTTTtttatacagaaagaaaaaaaaatcaatttcttgAAAAGTTTTGGCAAACTGTAATTTCTCTACAGCCTTTTTTCTATTGGGAAATATCAGGTAAGAAATAATGGACAGTaaaaacacagaataaatgtAACTCTGCTCTAACTTTATTTGAAGCATCCCCCAGAAATGGCAGGCTTCAAATTTTAGTCAACTGGAACACAAAGAGGCTGTATGTTTAACCATGCTCAGTTGTTGGTGCTAAACTGCAAATCCCAGAAGATACTAACATATAACATCAAGGTTAAGGCttgctggaagctgtagttcagcaacatcagggttgtagtcttaaattaaaggggaacaatcatgaaaaatgtttataatattgaaaaaataaagtctagacaaacattttgacaatttatagcttttaaacattttgcactatTATAAAGTTATTATGGCTAACTattgaagcagcctcccatcccccaccctccagaatcttTGAGCCCCTCAGTCTGCGTCAGTGAAGCGGAAATATCTAAGagacagagcagagtgaaagctgatttgctgtggcgtGTCAcaaggccacacccctcaacagcatAAGAGAAAGTAAAAGAATGGAGCCGGGCTGGGcgctgatgaagctgcatttgtacatataactgtAAAGCtgcttattgtttatatccttGATATCCACATATATACAGCACTTCAGGCTCTTCtgcatttgggttttgtgctgcTCATCAGCAGGCTTAGATCCactgccagtcaccctcctgcaatttacacatgcagatacaaatcgCACTATACAGATACAGGTGTaagagtgtataaaagagacttctTCCATACCAATGACAGTAACACACAACttacagcaatattacagacctctgcacaggcaactgtgtgtgtgtgcaggcacatagactcctgtatgttggatttacAGACACCTCTCTGTCTCTCAGAGCTCTCCTGTtgactgactagccaggctttcaggcttcttgattggcTAGCTGAGTTTAATATagcccacctggtcagtctgtagcacttactctgctatagccagtcctgtattcttaagaaatggctatatattctgttattgattagcttgcatacatatcAAGAGTGCATAgaatgttattgcacaaacagtagcGCAAGTTGTTGTTCCTACAACATTTATAAGTTACACAAtaggcaaattgtagttttacgGGAATGTGCAAGCGGATGgccctaaagttattgttcaactacaactcctgCATCGCCTGCCAGCTCACTTGATAGTAAGAgtgaattgggttgaatttttagaccttcttcaaagtGTTTTCCATGTTTTCTAGca
This sequence is a window from Xenopus tropicalis strain Nigerian chromosome 2, UCB_Xtro_10.0, whole genome shotgun sequence. Protein-coding genes within it:
- the gjb3 gene encoding gap junction beta-3 protein: MDWKTFQGILSGVNKYSTAFGRIWLSVVFVFRVLVYVVAAEKVWGDEQKDFDCNTRQPGCTNVCYDHYFPISHIRLWALQLIFVTCPSLLVIMHVSYREDREKKNRLKNGDNCSKLYSNTGKKHGGLWWTYLLSLFFKTGIEIVFLYILHKMWDSFDLPPLVKCSNEPCPNVVDCYIARPTEKRVFTYFMVAASALCIILNICEIFYLIFKRILNCMNKYKKSSKHSVTYSKASTCQCHIHLDTIEKKPMNKTLESIRASAPNLTTI